Below is a window of Staphylococcus succinus DNA.
TATCTCTAAAATTTGCTAAAAAAATATATACAACTTTTGAAGATACTTTACAATATTTACCTAGTGATAAAGCAGATTTTGTGGGTGCGACTGTGCGAGAAGACTTAAAAACAGGTAATAAAAATAGAGGCTACCAACTAACCAAATTTAATGATAATAAAAAAATATTATTAGTTATGGGCGGAAGTCTAGGTAGCAAAAAATTAAATGATATTATTCGTCAAAATTTAGATGCATTATTAGAATCTTACCAAGTAATCCATCTTACAGGTAAAGGTTTATTAGATGAAAAATTGATTGATAAAGAAGGGTATACGCAATTTGAATTTGTTAAAGATGATTTAACAGATTTATTAGCGATTACAGATACTGTCATTAGCCGTGCAGGTTCTAACGCTATATATGAATTTTTAGCACTTAGAATTCCGATGCTATTAATCCCATTAGGTCTTGATCAATCACGTGGAGATCAAATTGACAACGCTAAGAATTTTGAGAGCAAAGGATTTGGCAGAACAATCCCTGAAGATACATTAACTGAACAACAATTAATGGAACAATTAAATGATATTGAGATGAATCGTGATGCAATTGTTGAGCAAATGCAAACATATAAAGAAAGTTATACGCGTCAAGACTTATTTCATAAAATCATTAAAGATTCACAACAATAGTTGGAGGTGTGTGCAATGAGTCGTTGGAAAAGAATATCTTTACTTATCATTTTCACTTTAATATTTGGCATCATTGCATTCTTCCATGAATCGAGATTAGGTAAATGGATAGACAATGAAGTATATGAATTTATATATTCTTCAGAAAGTTTTATTACTACTTCCTTTTTCCTTGGTGTCACAAAGATTGGCGAGGTATGGGCTATGATATGCTTATCTTTATTGCTAATTGCTTATTTAATGTTGAAAAGGCTAAATATAGAAGCTTTATTTTTTGCAATTGCAATGAGTTTATCGAGTACTTTAAACCCTCTATTAAAAAATGTTTTTGATAGAGAAAGGCCAACGCTTTTAAGGTTAATTGATATTTCTGGTTTCAGTTTTCCAAGTGGCCATGCAATGGGATCGGCTGCTTTCTTCGGAAGTACAATGTTTATTGCAAACCGAGTATTGCAAGGTAAATCAAAGGCCTTTATGATAGGTATTTCAGCACTGTTTATAGTCATGATTTCTTCATCTCGTGTCTATTTAGGTGTACATTACCCAACTGATATTATTGCTGGAATTGTTGGGGGCGCTTTTTGCG
It encodes the following:
- a CDS encoding undecaprenyldiphospho-muramoylpentapeptide beta-N-acetylglucosaminyltransferase, with the protein product MTKTAFTGGGTVGHVSVNLSLIPTALEEGHEAFYIGSKKGIEREMIESQLPNIHYHAISSGKLRRYISWENIKDIFKVLKGIFDARKALKKEKPDLLFSKGGFVSVPVVIAAKTLKIPTIIHESDLTPGLANKISLKFAKKIYTTFEDTLQYLPSDKADFVGATVREDLKTGNKNRGYQLTKFNDNKKILLVMGGSLGSKKLNDIIRQNLDALLESYQVIHLTGKGLLDEKLIDKEGYTQFEFVKDDLTDLLAITDTVISRAGSNAIYEFLALRIPMLLIPLGLDQSRGDQIDNAKNFESKGFGRTIPEDTLTEQQLMEQLNDIEMNRDAIVEQMQTYKESYTRQDLFHKIIKDSQQ
- a CDS encoding phosphatase PAP2 family protein; translated protein: MSRWKRISLLIIFTLIFGIIAFFHESRLGKWIDNEVYEFIYSSESFITTSFFLGVTKIGEVWAMICLSLLLIAYLMLKRLNIEALFFAIAMSLSSTLNPLLKNVFDRERPTLLRLIDISGFSFPSGHAMGSAAFFGSTMFIANRVLQGKSKAFMIGISALFIVMISSSRVYLGVHYPTDIIAGIVGGAFCVILSSLILRHKLQS